Proteins co-encoded in one Cupriavidus metallidurans CH34 genomic window:
- a CDS encoding mannose-1-phosphate guanylyltransferase/mannose-6-phosphate isomerase codes for MPVIQPVKRPVIQPVILAGGAGTRLWPLSREQYPKQLLNLVANDTLLEATAARLEGVAARTGRPAGVEAPQIVVCGEEHRFMVADMLKRKGKRARVVSEPCGRNTAPALTMAALHAMASAGEGGDAVLVATPADHSVTDSDAFRDAIAAAVLHAERGAIVTLGVRPTAPETGFGYIRAAVPVPPGGFLIERFVEKPHLELAQHYVDSGEYWWNCGIFVVLASVWLKAVMQLQPEMHARCCAAYETGQPSESGKDDVFRIGQEAFDTCPSDSIDYAVMEKLDGLRGIPGMLVPMDAGWSDVGSWAAIWDIATKDNAGNAGRGRVLFDGASSCLAHSEGRLIACVGVQDVVVVETADAVLVVDKHHVQDVKNVVQRLRQEHGAEIVNHRKVHRPWGCYDSIDHGDRFQVKRIVVEPGASLSLQMHYHRAEHWVVVRGTARVTCGETTSILTENQSTYIPIGTLHRLENPGKTPLEIIEVQSGAYLGEDDIVRVEDNYGRK; via the coding sequence ATGCCTGTGATCCAGCCTGTGAAGCGGCCAGTGATTCAGCCAGTCATCCTTGCGGGCGGCGCCGGCACGCGGCTCTGGCCGCTGTCGCGTGAGCAGTATCCCAAACAGCTGCTCAACCTGGTGGCCAACGATACGTTGCTGGAAGCCACGGCGGCCCGCCTGGAAGGCGTTGCCGCGCGCACTGGCCGTCCGGCCGGTGTCGAGGCGCCGCAGATCGTCGTATGCGGCGAAGAGCATCGCTTCATGGTCGCCGACATGCTCAAGCGCAAGGGCAAGCGCGCGCGTGTCGTTTCGGAGCCGTGCGGCCGCAATACCGCGCCCGCGCTGACCATGGCTGCGCTGCACGCGATGGCTTCGGCTGGCGAAGGTGGCGATGCCGTGCTGGTGGCCACGCCGGCTGATCACAGCGTGACCGATAGCGATGCCTTCCGTGATGCCATTGCCGCCGCTGTACTGCACGCGGAGCGCGGCGCGATCGTCACGCTGGGCGTGCGTCCCACCGCGCCGGAAACAGGCTTCGGCTACATCCGCGCCGCCGTGCCGGTGCCGCCGGGCGGGTTCCTGATCGAGCGGTTCGTCGAGAAGCCACACCTGGAACTTGCGCAGCACTACGTCGACTCGGGCGAGTACTGGTGGAACTGCGGCATCTTTGTCGTGCTGGCATCGGTATGGCTCAAGGCCGTGATGCAGCTCCAGCCAGAGATGCACGCCCGTTGCTGCGCGGCCTACGAGACGGGCCAGCCCAGTGAAAGCGGCAAGGATGATGTATTCCGGATCGGACAAGAGGCGTTCGACACTTGCCCGTCGGATTCGATCGACTACGCGGTGATGGAAAAGCTCGACGGGCTGCGCGGTATCCCCGGCATGCTCGTGCCGATGGATGCCGGATGGTCGGACGTGGGCTCGTGGGCGGCCATCTGGGATATCGCCACGAAGGACAACGCCGGCAATGCTGGCCGTGGCCGCGTGTTGTTCGACGGCGCGAGTTCGTGCCTGGCCCATTCGGAGGGCCGGCTGATCGCGTGCGTGGGCGTGCAGGACGTGGTGGTGGTGGAAACCGCCGATGCGGTGCTTGTGGTCGACAAGCACCACGTGCAGGACGTCAAGAACGTGGTGCAGCGGCTGCGCCAGGAGCATGGCGCGGAGATCGTCAATCACCGCAAGGTACACCGGCCGTGGGGATGCTACGACTCCATCGACCATGGCGACCGCTTCCAGGTCAAGCGGATCGTCGTCGAGCCCGGCGCGAGCCTTTCCCTGCAGATGCACTACCACCGCGCGGAGCATTGGGTCGTCGTGCGCGGCACCGCGCGGGTGACCTGCGGCGAGACCACCAGCATTCTTACCGAAAACCAGTCGACCTATATCCCGATCGGCACGCTGCATCGACTCGAGAATCCCGGCAAGACGCCGCTGGAAATCATCGAGGTGCAGTCGGGCGCGTATCTGGGGGAGGACGACATCGTCAGAGTCGAGGACAACTACGGACGCAAGTAG
- a CDS encoding glycosyl hydrolase 2 galactose-binding domain-containing protein: MTARDPEPALLPVLRPGVAVGDARLEGDWTLLETFANAVAHPGELDDGGHWLPAPVPGTVASALRAAGRWDEAAPPPLHQHDYWYKLRFQGDGRRLLRFNGLATLAEVWFNGTKVLTVRHMFTAHQVEVELAGDNVLHLCFRAMHPWLRTQRGPVRWKPRMIVPPTLRAVRTTLLGHMPGWCPPVHAVGPWRDIELLDPMGADVTHGVRAELSSHLDGDDGVVVLQLHFPGPAPEQGTFAAIGPDHAVWQGELRRVGGHTLAGTLRVAQAQRWWPHTHGEPALYRVEASIGALGIACGHTGFRTITEDRSGDDGAFALRVNGERVFCRGACVSSHDLPGLADTDASVARWLQLARDAGANMVRVSGVTCYPGEAFYRQCDALGLMVWQDFMFANFDYGSESSASPALMADAAGEVAQWLTSTRAHASLAVLCGGSEAEQQAAMMGTPRNVWRQPLFDELIPSLVREHRPDVIYVRNSPSEGAWPFQPDTGVSHYYGVGAYQRPLSDARMANVRFTSECLAFANVPCGRTLSEAGLFQPLHDPRWKARVPRDAGAAWDFEDIRDFYLRDLFDVDPPRLRYEQPERYLALSRAVVAEIMTEVFGEWRRAGSTCQGGLVWQLQDLVPGAGWGIVDARARPKSAWHALRQVWQPLQVILTDEGLNGLHAHVINESATPRTVCLTLRCLRDGEAVAARAEQTLTLAPRETRRLGAAEMFDHFFDFTYAYRFGPPAHDVVIATLHTMDEDNGLLNQPPGPPLSQSVYLPDRRAAALREPGLQASVAREGDQWWLTVGTRRFARWVHIVDHAMQPETDWFHLGPGETRRIRLMHDAGVTSGASAIPSGEVSALNASRPVSYDG; this comes from the coding sequence ATGACTGCGCGCGATCCGGAGCCGGCTCTGCTGCCGGTATTGCGCCCGGGTGTAGCCGTGGGCGATGCGCGGCTTGAAGGCGACTGGACCCTGCTGGAAACCTTCGCGAACGCGGTCGCGCATCCGGGCGAGCTCGATGATGGCGGTCACTGGCTGCCGGCACCGGTGCCGGGTACCGTCGCGAGCGCCTTGCGTGCCGCAGGCCGCTGGGATGAGGCTGCGCCGCCGCCACTGCATCAGCATGACTACTGGTACAAGCTTCGATTCCAGGGCGACGGACGCCGGCTGCTGCGCTTCAATGGTCTGGCGACATTGGCCGAGGTCTGGTTCAACGGCACGAAGGTGCTGACCGTGCGGCACATGTTCACCGCCCACCAGGTGGAAGTGGAACTGGCCGGCGACAACGTGCTGCACCTTTGCTTCCGCGCGATGCACCCGTGGCTGCGCACGCAGCGCGGGCCGGTGCGTTGGAAGCCGCGCATGATCGTGCCGCCGACGCTGCGTGCGGTACGCACCACGCTGCTTGGTCATATGCCCGGCTGGTGCCCGCCCGTTCATGCGGTGGGGCCATGGCGCGACATCGAACTGCTCGACCCGATGGGCGCCGATGTCACACACGGCGTGCGCGCCGAGTTGTCGAGTCATCTGGATGGTGATGACGGCGTCGTGGTGCTTCAGTTGCACTTTCCGGGTCCGGCGCCAGAGCAGGGAACGTTCGCGGCCATCGGCCCCGACCACGCAGTGTGGCAAGGCGAACTGCGCCGCGTCGGCGGGCATACGCTTGCGGGCACGCTGCGCGTGGCGCAGGCGCAGCGCTGGTGGCCGCATACGCATGGTGAACCCGCCCTGTACCGCGTCGAGGCGAGTATCGGCGCGCTTGGGATCGCGTGTGGGCATACTGGCTTCCGCACGATTACCGAGGACCGCTCCGGCGACGACGGCGCGTTCGCGCTGCGCGTCAATGGCGAGCGCGTGTTCTGCCGTGGCGCCTGTGTGTCGAGTCACGATCTTCCGGGGCTGGCGGATACGGACGCGTCCGTGGCACGCTGGCTGCAACTCGCGCGCGATGCCGGGGCCAATATGGTTCGCGTCAGTGGCGTCACCTGCTATCCGGGAGAGGCGTTCTATCGCCAGTGCGATGCGCTCGGCCTGATGGTCTGGCAGGACTTCATGTTCGCCAACTTCGACTATGGCAGCGAGTCCAGCGCCAGCCCGGCGCTGATGGCCGATGCCGCGGGCGAAGTGGCGCAGTGGCTGACGTCCACGCGGGCGCACGCCAGTCTGGCGGTGCTGTGCGGCGGCAGCGAGGCGGAACAGCAGGCCGCGATGATGGGAACGCCGCGCAACGTGTGGCGCCAGCCCTTGTTCGACGAACTGATTCCGTCGCTCGTACGCGAGCATCGACCCGACGTGATCTACGTGCGTAATTCGCCGAGCGAGGGCGCGTGGCCGTTCCAGCCCGATACGGGTGTCAGTCACTACTACGGCGTGGGCGCCTATCAGCGCCCGTTGTCCGATGCGCGGATGGCCAACGTCCGTTTCACCTCGGAATGCCTGGCCTTTGCGAACGTGCCGTGCGGGCGCACACTTTCCGAGGCGGGCCTGTTCCAACCGCTGCATGATCCCCGCTGGAAGGCACGTGTACCGCGCGACGCGGGCGCGGCGTGGGACTTCGAGGACATCCGCGATTTCTATCTGCGCGATCTGTTCGATGTCGATCCACCCCGGCTGCGCTACGAGCAACCGGAACGATACCTGGCGCTGTCGCGCGCGGTAGTGGCCGAGATCATGACGGAGGTCTTCGGCGAATGGCGCCGTGCGGGGTCCACGTGCCAGGGCGGACTGGTGTGGCAGTTGCAGGATCTGGTGCCAGGCGCCGGATGGGGCATCGTCGATGCGCGCGCGAGGCCGAAGTCCGCATGGCATGCGTTGCGCCAGGTATGGCAGCCGCTGCAGGTCATCCTGACGGATGAAGGGTTGAATGGTCTGCACGCGCACGTGATCAACGAATCCGCCACGCCTCGCACCGTATGTTTGACACTGCGCTGCCTGCGCGATGGCGAGGCGGTGGCGGCACGGGCGGAGCAAACGCTCACATTGGCACCACGCGAGACACGCAGGCTGGGCGCGGCGGAGATGTTCGATCATTTCTTCGATTTCACCTACGCCTACCGGTTTGGCCCGCCTGCGCACGACGTGGTCATTGCCACGCTACACACAATGGATGAGGACAACGGGTTGCTCAATCAGCCACCCGGTCCGCCGCTCAGTCAGTCGGTGTACCTCCCCGATCGCCGCGCCGCCGCGCTGCGCGAGCCGGGGCTGCAGGCCAGCGTGGCGCGCGAAGGCGACCAATGGTGGCTCACGGTGGGCACGCGGCGCTTCGCGCGATGGGTTCATATCGTGGACCATGCCATGCAGCCTGAGACCGACTGGTTCCACCTTGGCCCGGGTGAAACGCGGCGCATCCGCCTGATGCATGACGCTGGCGTCACCAGCGGCGCCAGCGCCATCCCTTCGGGCGAAGTTTCGGCACTCAATGCTTCCCGCCCGGTCAGCTACGACGGCTGA
- a CDS encoding polysaccharide biosynthesis tyrosine autokinase, producing MSSAGAMPAPGSSATRKGGRHLRAWMDHAGWIVAAGVIGATIAAMIGISRPNLYDAHTLVQIYQKGDGSGTTQRTEPFDVGMLRSRAVVGPVVERLRLYISVEPLRAPLLGGVAAHFAQAGKLRGPWPERLGYAWGGERVDIRTLDVPERLLNVPMTLEVLPGDAYRLTLDGELVTDGKIGSRVEENGVSILVSRIDARAGTRFTVTRHDTAQTIDTVARELRIGSDGSDTSTVRIAWQSSDRTAVAALINGIADSYITGQAETRRDEAASTLAFLSGELPRVKDELERAEAALTRYRSRTGSMQPSQDAQSYLNSSIDYQKQIAQLKLDRTKLLQRFTEESNEVRTMDSQIQQLTRDRKELDTRMQTLSVSERESVALTRDVKVAEDMYMSLRNRLEQLSLAKLDSTRQTRVVDIALTPVSPIGVGTAPLTMGGGLLGICLAMCVVSVRQRMKPAVATANDAEETLGLAMLGDVAYSREQVELERLLTAKDQDIGTMLALQAPEPGRQVAQALPHGAGDAEPGHWGLHDQYLLARNAPHSMAVEGLRSVRAALHFLRREGSNKVVAVTSPTAGAGKTFVSVNLAVLFAEAGQRVLLVDADLRRGRVSSWFGQPAGPGMAEVLAGRATLVDAARPTVVNGLSILPAGAPPTNPSELLMRPAFADCLRAGAERFDLVLIDTPPVLAVADAMLVANVVGATLLVLRADSTLPSQVEETIKRLTRAGASLSGGILNGVMPKRSNRVGFGTMNPYLGMPTVMPAVRQIAHVPAVEDKTTTS from the coding sequence ATGTCATCTGCCGGCGCGATGCCGGCGCCAGGGAGCAGCGCCACGCGCAAGGGGGGGCGCCATTTGCGCGCATGGATGGACCATGCTGGCTGGATTGTCGCGGCTGGCGTCATTGGTGCCACGATTGCCGCGATGATCGGCATTTCCCGTCCCAATCTCTACGATGCCCACACGCTCGTGCAGATCTATCAGAAGGGTGACGGCTCGGGCACCACGCAGCGCACCGAACCGTTCGACGTGGGGATGCTGCGCAGCCGCGCCGTGGTCGGCCCGGTGGTGGAGCGCCTGCGCCTGTACATCTCCGTCGAGCCGCTGCGCGCGCCATTGCTGGGCGGCGTGGCCGCGCACTTCGCGCAGGCGGGCAAGCTCCGGGGACCGTGGCCGGAGCGGCTCGGTTACGCGTGGGGCGGCGAGCGGGTCGACATCCGCACCCTGGACGTGCCGGAGCGCCTGCTCAACGTGCCAATGACGCTCGAAGTGTTGCCTGGGGATGCCTATCGCCTGACGCTCGACGGCGAGCTCGTGACCGATGGCAAGATCGGCAGCCGTGTCGAAGAGAATGGCGTGTCCATCCTGGTGTCGCGCATCGACGCGCGCGCGGGCACGCGATTCACTGTCACACGGCACGACACGGCGCAGACGATCGATACCGTGGCGCGTGAACTGCGCATCGGCAGCGATGGCAGCGATACCAGCACGGTACGCATCGCGTGGCAGAGCAGTGACCGCACCGCGGTAGCCGCGCTGATCAACGGCATCGCCGATTCCTACATTACCGGACAGGCCGAGACGCGCCGCGACGAGGCAGCCTCCACGCTGGCCTTCCTGAGCGGCGAACTGCCGCGTGTCAAGGACGAGCTCGAACGCGCCGAGGCGGCGCTCACGCGCTACCGCTCGCGCACGGGATCGATGCAGCCGAGCCAGGACGCCCAGTCGTACCTGAACAGCAGCATCGATTACCAGAAGCAGATCGCCCAGCTCAAGCTCGACCGCACCAAGCTGCTGCAGCGCTTTACGGAAGAGTCGAACGAAGTACGAACGATGGACAGCCAGATCCAGCAGCTCACGCGGGACCGCAAGGAGCTGGATACCCGGATGCAGACGCTGTCGGTCTCCGAGCGCGAGTCCGTGGCCCTGACGCGTGACGTCAAGGTGGCCGAGGACATGTACATGTCCTTGCGCAACCGGCTCGAACAGCTCTCGCTGGCCAAGCTCGACAGCACCCGGCAGACCCGCGTGGTCGACATCGCGCTGACACCGGTCTCGCCAATCGGCGTGGGCACCGCGCCGCTCACGATGGGCGGCGGGTTGCTGGGCATCTGCCTGGCGATGTGCGTGGTCTCGGTGCGCCAGCGCATGAAGCCGGCCGTGGCCACCGCCAATGATGCCGAGGAGACGCTTGGCCTGGCCATGCTCGGGGATGTCGCGTACAGCCGCGAACAGGTGGAACTGGAGCGGCTGCTGACGGCGAAGGACCAGGATATCGGGACAATGCTGGCGCTGCAGGCGCCGGAGCCCGGGCGCCAGGTCGCGCAGGCGTTGCCGCATGGGGCCGGCGATGCCGAGCCGGGTCATTGGGGTTTGCATGATCAATACCTGCTGGCCCGCAACGCGCCGCATTCGATGGCCGTGGAGGGCCTGCGCAGCGTGCGCGCGGCACTGCATTTCCTGCGTCGCGAGGGCAGCAACAAGGTGGTGGCCGTGACCAGCCCCACCGCAGGGGCGGGCAAGACGTTTGTCTCGGTCAACCTGGCTGTGCTGTTCGCCGAAGCGGGCCAGCGCGTGTTGCTCGTCGATGCCGACCTGCGCCGAGGGCGGGTGTCGAGCTGGTTCGGCCAGCCGGCGGGTCCGGGTATGGCCGAAGTGCTGGCCGGCCGCGCCACGCTGGTCGACGCGGCACGGCCAACCGTCGTCAATGGGCTGTCGATCCTGCCTGCCGGCGCGCCGCCTACGAACCCGTCGGAACTGCTTATGCGTCCTGCCTTTGCGGATTGCCTGCGTGCTGGTGCGGAGCGCTTCGACCTCGTCCTGATCGATACCCCGCCCGTTCTGGCGGTGGCGGATGCCATGCTCGTCGCCAATGTCGTGGGCGCGACGTTGCTCGTGCTGCGGGCCGATTCGACGCTGCCGTCGCAGGTCGAGGAAACCATCAAGCGCCTGACCCGCGCCGGGGCCAGTCTCTCGGGCGGCATTCTCAACGGCGTGATGCCGAAGCGCAGCAACCGCGTCGGCTTCGGCACCATGAATCCCTATCTCGGCATGCCCACGGTCATGCCAGCGGTCCGGCAGATTGCCCACGTCCCTGCCGTGGAAGACAAGACAACAACGAGCTGA
- a CDS encoding Crp/Fnr family transcriptional regulator, with protein MITHRSDLHVNHLLNALPRHEWEALSRHFELVRLRAGELLTDSGQRIVHVYFPTTSVVSLLSLLEDGATVEFAAVGNEGLVGIPVVTGGDTMPSRVEVRSPGFAYRIPARVLRSELGQLPALQRVTLLYVQAVLTQIAQTAACNRHHSLNKQLCRWLLLAIDRMSTNELVITQQVIANMLGVRREGVTEAAGKLEDLGLIHHSRGHITVLDRCGLEKHSCECYKLVKREYDRLLPALADVHA; from the coding sequence ATGATCACGCATCGGTCGGACTTGCATGTCAATCACTTGCTCAACGCATTGCCGCGCCATGAATGGGAGGCGTTGTCGAGGCACTTCGAGCTGGTTCGCCTGCGTGCCGGCGAACTGCTGACCGACTCGGGTCAGCGAATCGTCCACGTCTATTTTCCGACCACGTCGGTGGTCTCGCTGCTGTCACTGCTGGAAGACGGCGCTACCGTCGAATTCGCGGCCGTCGGCAACGAGGGGCTGGTGGGCATTCCAGTGGTGACCGGTGGCGACACGATGCCGAGTCGCGTGGAAGTGCGCAGCCCGGGTTTCGCGTACCGGATTCCGGCCCGTGTGCTGCGTTCGGAACTGGGCCAGCTGCCCGCGCTGCAGCGCGTGACGCTGCTCTATGTGCAGGCTGTGTTGACGCAGATTGCGCAGACCGCAGCGTGCAACCGCCACCACTCGCTCAACAAGCAGCTTTGCCGCTGGTTGCTGCTGGCCATCGACCGCATGAGTACCAATGAACTGGTGATCACGCAGCAGGTCATCGCCAACATGCTCGGCGTGCGCCGCGAAGGTGTGACCGAAGCCGCCGGCAAGCTCGAGGACCTTGGACTGATCCACCATAGCCGCGGCCATATCACCGTGCTGGACCGCTGCGGCCTGGAGAAGCACTCATGCGAGTGCTACAAGCTGGTCAAGCGCGAGTACGACCGCCTGCTGCCCGCGCTGGCCGACGTGCACGCCTGA
- a CDS encoding alpha/beta fold hydrolase, with translation MRRVVFEGCAGWLHEAGGDTGVVMCAPQGHEMLWSHRAWRHLADALAMSGVPVLRFDYRGTGDSADLEPGADMFGGALADIAAAVLALRRETHVTRVVLCGLRLGASLAALAAARGREVSGVVMLAPVVNGRLYLRELRALHAGWRNSMIPELEVPPTPAGEQDVLSFRLSAATIAAIQAMRLDDVVPARRVLLLDAWPDAASPVAAMALKLGEAGVDVDMAPFAEYPEMMRSTEFADVPVEAWKHVADWVKAGTARQPEVSASAEAAPDSANSANSAGDALVGEGMDGVVEHPVWLDEARMFGILCVPAEANANARQANTVVIFPNTGGNHHIGDGRMFVDVSRQLARAGTAALRLDVSALGDSPAPACKMSVSAIYSMKPRADLAAAVDWARARGFGDVVVAGVCSGAFMGLYAALSNPGVSGLLLVNLVKFRWDEADDAAVGDHLRSMRVYLAAARQWETWQRLFRGEINARRLLSATLRRVRQRVHDRVSAVGGRMRRNDVQQTMPEFAAAAVRELDRRGVPTMFLYGATDVGLHELRLGLGKHLEAIQGLRNVQFRTLPLLDHSLFLDASRQAFAEQLIEHLRWMSMDSSETSDTPEAAISFTPVTQRAA, from the coding sequence ATGAGACGGGTCGTGTTCGAAGGCTGCGCGGGGTGGTTGCATGAGGCTGGGGGCGACACGGGTGTGGTGATGTGCGCGCCGCAGGGCCACGAGATGCTGTGGTCCCATCGCGCGTGGCGGCATCTGGCCGATGCGCTGGCGATGTCTGGTGTGCCGGTGCTGCGCTTCGACTACCGTGGCACAGGAGATTCCGCCGATCTGGAGCCCGGCGCGGACATGTTCGGCGGCGCGCTGGCGGATATCGCGGCGGCCGTCCTGGCGCTACGCCGCGAGACGCACGTCACCCGGGTGGTGCTGTGCGGGCTTCGCCTGGGGGCATCGCTCGCCGCGCTTGCCGCCGCGCGCGGGCGGGAAGTCAGCGGCGTGGTCATGCTGGCCCCCGTCGTCAACGGCCGCTTGTATCTGCGGGAGCTTCGCGCGTTGCATGCGGGCTGGCGCAACAGCATGATTCCCGAACTCGAGGTACCGCCCACGCCTGCCGGCGAGCAGGACGTGCTCAGCTTCCGCTTGTCCGCCGCGACCATCGCCGCCATCCAGGCGATGCGGCTCGATGACGTCGTGCCCGCCCGTCGCGTGTTGCTGCTCGATGCATGGCCGGATGCGGCATCGCCAGTTGCGGCGATGGCCCTGAAACTTGGCGAGGCTGGCGTTGACGTCGACATGGCGCCGTTCGCCGAGTATCCGGAGATGATGCGTTCGACCGAGTTCGCGGATGTGCCCGTGGAGGCCTGGAAGCACGTAGCCGACTGGGTGAAAGCAGGCACGGCCCGCCAGCCTGAAGTGTCGGCCAGCGCGGAGGCCGCACCTGACAGTGCCAACAGCGCCAACAGCGCTGGCGACGCGCTGGTGGGCGAGGGCATGGACGGTGTCGTGGAACACCCGGTGTGGCTGGACGAAGCACGGATGTTCGGCATCCTCTGCGTGCCCGCAGAGGCCAATGCCAACGCCAGACAGGCAAACACGGTCGTGATCTTTCCGAACACCGGCGGCAATCATCACATCGGAGACGGCCGCATGTTCGTGGACGTCTCGCGGCAACTGGCACGCGCAGGCACGGCGGCACTGCGGCTGGACGTATCGGCCCTGGGCGACAGCCCTGCCCCGGCGTGCAAGATGAGCGTGTCGGCGATCTATTCGATGAAGCCCCGCGCGGACCTTGCTGCCGCCGTGGATTGGGCACGCGCGCGCGGCTTTGGCGACGTCGTGGTTGCCGGCGTTTGCTCCGGCGCATTCATGGGCCTGTATGCCGCGCTGAGCAACCCGGGCGTCAGCGGGCTGCTGCTGGTGAACCTGGTGAAGTTTCGCTGGGACGAGGCCGATGATGCGGCGGTGGGCGACCACCTGCGTTCGATGCGTGTCTACCTGGCCGCGGCACGGCAATGGGAAACCTGGCAACGGCTGTTCCGTGGCGAGATCAACGCGCGCCGCCTCTTGTCGGCAACGTTGCGCAGGGTACGGCAGCGTGTGCACGACCGCGTGTCCGCTGTCGGCGGGCGGATGCGGCGTAACGACGTGCAGCAGACCATGCCCGAGTTCGCCGCTGCCGCCGTGCGGGAACTGGACCGGCGTGGCGTGCCGACGATGTTCCTGTATGGCGCCACGGACGTGGGTTTGCATGAACTGCGACTGGGCCTGGGCAAGCACCTGGAGGCTATCCAGGGATTGCGCAATGTCCAGTTCCGCACCTTGCCGCTGCTCGATCATTCACTGTTCCTCGACGCGAGCCGACAGGCCTTCGCCGAGCAACTGATCGAGCATCTCCGGTGGATGTCGATGGACAGCTCCGAGACGTCGGATACGCCCGAGGCAGCCATATCGTTCACGCCAGTGACCCAGCGCGCGGCGTAG
- a CDS encoding SDR family NAD(P)-dependent oxidoreductase: MTQSNQDNRGAKMQLQGKVAVVTGAGSGIGRAVAQALAQRGCHLALADRNQEGLAETAALPELNSVKVSLHTLDVADRDAVAAFPQTVLAHHDRIDLLVNNAGVALAGSFEQVSETDFDWVMAINFHGVVRMTRAFLPLLHRSDDARIVNISSLFGLISPPGQSAYSASKFAVRGFSNALRHELADSRVGVTVVHPGGIATSIARNARVSADIPQAQMQERLANSQKMLRMPPPKAADIIVRGIEKRSARVLVGSDAVVMSWLERLFPVRYWNLLARRAKL; encoded by the coding sequence ATGACGCAATCCAATCAGGACAACCGCGGCGCGAAGATGCAACTCCAGGGCAAGGTCGCCGTCGTCACCGGCGCCGGCAGCGGGATCGGCCGCGCCGTGGCACAGGCGCTGGCGCAGCGCGGCTGTCATCTGGCGCTTGCGGACCGCAATCAGGAAGGGCTCGCCGAGACCGCCGCGCTGCCGGAACTGAACAGCGTGAAAGTCAGTCTCCACACCCTTGACGTGGCCGACCGCGACGCGGTGGCGGCCTTTCCGCAAACGGTGCTGGCCCACCACGATCGCATCGATCTCCTCGTCAACAATGCCGGTGTGGCGCTGGCCGGCAGCTTTGAACAGGTCAGCGAGACTGACTTCGATTGGGTCATGGCGATCAACTTCCATGGCGTGGTGCGCATGACGCGGGCCTTCCTCCCATTGCTGCATCGCAGCGACGACGCCCGCATCGTCAACATCTCCAGCCTGTTCGGCCTGATCTCGCCGCCGGGGCAGAGTGCCTACTCGGCCAGCAAGTTCGCCGTGCGCGGGTTCTCCAATGCACTGCGCCATGAACTGGCCGACAGCCGCGTTGGCGTCACCGTCGTCCACCCCGGCGGCATTGCCACATCAATCGCCCGGAATGCGCGCGTGTCCGCGGACATTCCGCAAGCGCAAATGCAGGAGCGCCTCGCGAACTCGCAGAAGATGCTGCGGATGCCGCCGCCGAAGGCGGCCGACATCATCGTGCGCGGTATCGAGAAGCGTAGCGCCCGCGTGCTGGTCGGCTCGGACGCGGTCGTGATGTCGTGGCTCGAAAGACTGTTCCCGGTACGCTACTGGAACCTGCTCGCCCGTCGCGCCAAGCTTTGA
- a CDS encoding DUF1839 family protein: MERGTETVLGTLAGCGGGADSAAAIAPANTRPGGLHGEDAIWQETNCYMDLWIELLYGWGLDPRAALAFTVTQDFEGDHFTFFKYPQADIEQLYGTVVQEMAVYDTLEAHVAEQVGRGHTVLVEVDSYYLPDTRATAYRRGHVKTTIAVDRIDTAAQRLSYYHSVGYYTAEGEDYRGLLRLDPALRDNGDVLFPYAECAKRVRTPLQGAALANAVAVQMRRHLGRRPAHNPVSRWREAFGDQVGNVLARGDAYFHHYGFNLPRQLGANFEMLGHCLTWLGEHGYRVPASAIRGAATIASECKVLQFRLARAVARGRPDLCAETLDTLEAAHSEVIDGLLQSFGSIDPAHS; encoded by the coding sequence ATGGAGCGCGGTACTGAAACTGTCCTGGGGACGCTCGCGGGGTGCGGCGGCGGAGCGGACTCTGCGGCAGCTATCGCCCCCGCGAACACGCGGCCGGGCGGCCTGCACGGCGAAGACGCGATCTGGCAGGAAACCAACTGCTACATGGACCTGTGGATCGAACTGCTCTACGGCTGGGGACTGGACCCGCGCGCCGCGCTGGCGTTCACGGTTACCCAGGACTTCGAAGGCGACCACTTCACGTTCTTCAAATATCCGCAGGCCGATATCGAGCAGCTTTACGGCACGGTCGTGCAGGAGATGGCCGTCTACGACACGCTGGAGGCACACGTCGCCGAACAGGTCGGACGCGGCCATACCGTGCTGGTCGAAGTCGACAGCTATTACCTGCCCGATACCCGCGCCACGGCGTACCGTCGCGGGCACGTGAAGACCACGATCGCCGTCGACCGCATCGACACGGCGGCCCAGCGGCTCTCGTACTACCACAGCGTGGGCTACTACACCGCCGAGGGCGAGGACTATCGCGGGTTGCTGCGGCTCGATCCTGCCCTGCGCGACAACGGGGACGTGCTGTTTCCGTACGCCGAATGCGCCAAGCGCGTGCGGACGCCGCTGCAGGGCGCGGCGTTGGCGAATGCCGTGGCCGTGCAGATGCGCCGGCATCTGGGCCGGCGTCCGGCGCACAACCCCGTATCGCGCTGGCGCGAGGCGTTCGGCGATCAGGTCGGCAACGTGTTGGCCCGTGGCGATGCTTATTTTCATCACTATGGATTCAACCTGCCGCGCCAACTCGGCGCGAACTTCGAGATGCTGGGCCACTGCCTGACCTGGCTCGGCGAGCACGGCTATCGCGTGCCGGCATCGGCGATCCGTGGCGCGGCGACGATCGCGTCGGAGTGCAAGGTATTGCAGTTCCGGCTCGCGCGCGCCGTGGCGCGTGGCCGCCCAGACCTGTGCGCGGAGACACTGGACACGCTGGAGGCCGCCCACTCGGAGGTCATCGACGGGCTGCTGCAATCGTTCGGCAGCATCGATCCGGCGCATTCCTGA